The nucleotide window TGTCTAATAATTCTAAACGTTCTTTTATTGTTAAATCTTTAAGTTGGGTCCAATAGTACTCTTTAGTAACAGGAACATCATCATTTTTTAGTTCACGAACAAATGATAATCATTTACTTTCATACTTTTGGGCGATTTCTAATGGGATAATTATTTTAAAAAACCGAATTCCTAATCCAACATCAGATCTATGTTTTGCACGTTTACCTTCGGCTGTACGTTTGATAGACTCGGTTTTTCAAATTTCATAATCAGCAATATCTTGAAAAATACCAATTCGCATAATAAAGAATCTATTAAAAAAATTAAATCCTTTTTTAACAATTGGTTTTTTTAATGAAATAGGAATAATAATTCCACTAGCCAATTGGCGAATATTATTTCAAAGCATACCTTCGCGTTGAGCTGTAAATAAAGCACGATGCCCAAAATGTCTAGCTAATACAATTCAAGGAATTTTACCACGATGAGTTACTTTTTCATCATGAGGACTAGTTCCGTCAATATATAAAAAACTTTCATCAAACAAAATTAAACTATCATCTGGAGGAACTGGTTTTGTTCTATCTGTAAAGTCTAAATTTTTAAATGTTAAAACTTTAACTTTATCATCTTCTAATGGATAATTACTATAAATTTTATCTGTTAATAATTTCATAGTTTCTGACAAATAAGTCA belongs to Spiroplasma melliferum and includes:
- a CDS encoding Spiroplasmavirus-related protein — protein: MKKFIFFLKNYCYISGSMFLFSLIDLLIWIISLNYIGLVFWLLFVLQCVYFVWWLWKNIFYQLNAFRLVNFVWDNPLSVIIGKLGTGKTLLLTYLSETMKLLTDKIYSNYPLEDDKVKVLTFKNLDFTDRTKPVPPDDSLILFDESFLYIDGTSPHDEKVTHRGKIPWIVLARHFGHRALFTAQREGMLWNNIRQLASGIIIPISLKKPIVKKGFNFFNRFFIMRIGIFQDIADYEIWKTESIKRTAEGKRAKHRSDVGLGIRFFKIIIPLEIAQKYESKWLSFVRELKNDDVPVTKEYYWTQLKDLTIKERLELLDIDILKKNLKPKKEKGSGKDD